GGTCAGTACGGCATGTGCTCGTTCACCAACGGGACTTCCTGCGAGGAGTGGGCACTCTTCCGCGGGGAAGGATGCAAGACCGGTGTCACCGCAGCAATAACAACTGCTGCACCTGCATCAGTTGGCCTGGCAAACCCCGCATCCGTCAATTGCGGGAAAGTCGGCGGAAAGACCGAGATCAAGACAGGTGCTGACGGCGGCCAGTACGGCATGTGCTCGTTCACCAACGGGACTTCCTGCGAGGAGTGGGCGCTCTTCCGTGGTGAAGGATGCAAGGCCGGTGTCACTGTTGCGGTTACGAATGTAACAACAACCGCAGCCCCGGTAAAATAATTCTTTTTTGTTTTTACCAGTAAACGAAGGGATCGCTCTCCCCACATGAAATCTCTGACAACATCCAGATTTTATACCGATTACGGGTAGTTTTCCACGTTATTCCGATACAAGTCATTTCAAAATAATATGAAATAAAAAAGTATATCATCTCCACCCGCAAAGGATATTTCAATAAAATTTGAAATGATGATCCAGATATGACCCAGCAGACAATTGCCCTCACGGACCAGATGCGTAATGCAGATGCACTGGTATGGAATCCGCACGCAAAATTCCAGGGAGTTTTTTTGAAACACCTGGTTACCGGGAGCGATACCGGAGGTTATCTCTCGCTCCATCACGTACGGATCGATCCCGGCTGCGCCATTGGCGACCACACGCACGCAGGGATGGTCGAGATCCACGATGTAATCTCGGGTGAAGGGACGTGCACGCTTGATGGGCAGGAGATCCGGTACTGCCCGGGCACCATGGGTGTTATGCCAGCCGACAGGATTCACCGGATTCTTGCGGGGAAGAAGGGACTCCTTTTACTTGCAACATTCTCACCGGCGCTGGTCTGAGGCAGGAGTGCGAGCATGGAACCAGAAAAAACAGAGCGTTGTGGATGTTCAAATGAGACTGCAGCTCCGGGATGTGGCTGTCAGGGAAAGACCATAGCCCCGGCCGGGATCCGGACAACGGACAGTATCATTACCATGGCCAACAGGTTCGATCACTTCCTTGCCCGCTGGGCGGTCAGGAGAGGAGACC
Above is a window of uncultured Methanoregula sp. DNA encoding:
- a CDS encoding cupin domain-containing protein, with the translated sequence MTQQTIALTDQMRNADALVWNPHAKFQGVFLKHLVTGSDTGGYLSLHHVRIDPGCAIGDHTHAGMVEIHDVISGEGTCTLDGQEIRYCPGTMGVMPADRIHRILAGKKGLLLLATFSPALV
- a CDS encoding DUF333 domain-containing protein codes for the protein MMSRNRTIILLAACVIAALLIAGCTQSATTTPATTAAPTAAPTTVAAAPGAAGMANPASVNCGKVGGKTEIKTGADGGQYGMCSFTNGTSCEEWALFRGEGCKTGVTAAITTAAPASVGLANPASVNCGKVGGKTEIKTGADGGQYGMCSFTNGTSCEEWALFRGEGCKAGVTVAVTNVTTTAAPVK